The stretch of DNA GCAAGGATTTAGCACACCTAAGCTGCATGATAGACAGTAACGGCAGTCTAAGCCTAAATGGTTGGCAACAAGTATTACCCTTTATACAAGGTGCCATGATTGATCTTAAATCTTGGCAACAAGACACCCACCGCTATATTACCGGTCGGAATAACCATCGTGTTTTTAGCGCATTGAAGCTGCTTGCCGAACAGGGGAAATTGTATGAGGTCCGTTTACTGCACATTCCAGAGGTCAGTGACTTCGATAGCGAAATCGATGCTGTGGCGAGCTATCTAGCCCAACTGCCGGTAGCTGTACGAATCAAGCTAAATGCATTTCAGCATCACGGGGTTACAGGCGACGCATTAATGTGGCCAAGTTGCACTGAGGCGCAAATTCAACAACTCGCAAATGCACTTGCTCGACGCGGCGTGAATAATCTCATTTTACCCACTCTATACCGATAGAAATGCTTTTCATTCACGTGACTGAAACTGCTGCCGAGTAAAATCGACTAGCTGCTCATAGAACCAACGATGTGCAGGATCCTTCATACTCTGCTTGTGCCACACCAAGCTATACGCAACCTCTCCGTAATCAAGCGGTAGTGCTTTAGTCACTAGGCCTCTAGCCTGAATGGCATTTTCGGCCCAACGGCGTGAACAAGTAAATAACAGCTCACTGTGATGACACATTAGGGCCGCACTACCAAAGTCTGCCACCGACAAAGGCACTGCTCGATTTAGAGCCTGCTGGGCCAACTTCATCTCGAAAAAAGGTCTATTCAGATCTGTATCGCTAATACCTATATGACTATATCCAAGATAGTCATCAATAGAGATATGATGTTGATTGGCTAAAGGGTGATTAGGATTCATTAAACACACCATCTCGTCATTTATTAATGTCTCCCACACCAATTCATGCTGCGCAATGGGCGGCTGGCTTCGGTCATGGGGCAGCACTATAAAATCTAAACTGCCTTTAACTAACCCCTCAAAACCGACACTGTCTTTAGCAAAGATGTCGAGTCGAATATTAGGGGCTAACAACAGGACATGTGCCGTTAGTTTAGCAGCAAGTAGCTCAAAGG from Shewanella sp. Choline-02u-19 encodes:
- a CDS encoding LysR family transcriptional regulator produces the protein MDLAKLSRISMKHLITLHVMLDTLSVTASAERLCLSPSSVSKTLSQLRQSLDDDLFYRHGNKLVATPLARRLGPNVHQIISDMNLLVTQEAFSPAAYKGRFSLAMRESTFELLAAKLTAHVLLLAPNIRLDIFAKDSVGFEGLVKGSLDFIVLPHDRSQPPIAQHELVWETLINDEMVCLMNPNHPLANQHHISIDDYLGYSHIGISDTDLNRPFFEMKLAQQALNRAVPLSVADFGSAALMCHHSELLFTCSRRWAENAIQARGLVTKALPLDYGEVAYSLVWHKQSMKDPAHRWFYEQLVDFTRQQFQSRE